The Brasilonema sennae CENA114 genome includes a region encoding these proteins:
- a CDS encoding Uma2 family endonuclease has protein sequence MTITTAKRFTISEYDRLAELGFFSEDDRVELINGEIIPMLSKGKPHSVCQTRLERELYKLVGERATLRGQQPIIIPDYNEPEPDLVIAQNRDDDYLSAHPSPTDILLLIEIADSSLKYDQEVKLPIYAQAGIYDYWIFNLVHYCLECYSESYQDLQGKFGYRKKLIVLPNESVAIPYFPDLFLDLSKVFPKQFV, from the coding sequence ATGACTATAACCACAGCAAAACGTTTTACAATTTCTGAATACGATCGTTTAGCAGAACTCGGATTTTTCAGTGAGGATGATCGAGTTGAGCTGATCAACGGAGAAATTATCCCAATGCTATCGAAAGGTAAACCACATTCTGTTTGCCAAACCCGTTTAGAACGAGAGTTATACAAACTTGTAGGGGAACGTGCAACCCTACGAGGACAACAACCAATTATTATTCCTGACTACAACGAACCTGAACCAGATCTTGTGATTGCACAAAATCGAGATGATGACTATCTCAGTGCTCATCCCAGTCCCACCGATATATTACTGTTAATTGAGATTGCTGATTCTTCCCTCAAATATGACCAAGAGGTGAAATTACCGATTTATGCTCAAGCGGGTATTTATGATTATTGGATATTTAATTTAGTACATTATTGCCTAGAATGCTACAGCGAATCTTATCAAGACTTACAAGGAAAATTTGGTTATCGTAAAAAGTTGATTGTTCTGCCGAACGAATCAGTTGCCATACCATATTTTCCTGATTTATTCTTAGATTTGTCAAAGGTATTTCCTAAGCAATTTGTCTGA
- a CDS encoding DEAD/DEAH box helicase has protein sequence MNLSFSDLGISQESVQQLEKLGFSAPTNIQAQAIPHLLSGRDVVGQSQTGTGKTAAFSLPIIDQVDVTQKAVQALVLTPTRELAIQVHDAINQFIANQDLRVLAIYGGQSIDRQMLQLKRGVHMVVGTPGRVIDLLDRGSLKLDRVKWFVLDEADEMLSMGFIDDVEKILSQAPKERQTALFSATMPPSIRQLVNKFLHSPVTVTVEQPKAAPNKINQVAYVVPRHWTKAKALQPILEMEDPESALIFVRTRRTAAELTSQLQAAGHSVDEYHGDLSQQARERLLIRFRNRQVRWVVATDIAARGLDVDQLSHVINFDLPDSVETYVHRIGRTGRAGKEGTAISLVQPFERRKQQVFERHNRQTWQVLSIPTRTQIEARQIEKLQTQVREALAGERLASFLPMVSELIEQYDAQAIAAAALQIAYDQTRPAWLQSEPDITEEDLVPPTPKPRLRTGRRGDLSSDRPRSSWSSSDTNNTEGEKRGSPKPKLRTGRRETSVSPKKLGSGAARETAS, from the coding sequence ATGAATCTTTCGTTTTCAGATTTAGGAATTTCACAAGAGTCTGTTCAGCAATTAGAAAAACTAGGCTTTAGCGCACCAACAAACATCCAAGCGCAAGCAATCCCACACCTGTTATCAGGTCGTGATGTTGTAGGTCAATCCCAAACTGGAACAGGAAAAACAGCAGCATTTTCACTGCCAATTATAGATCAGGTGGATGTGACTCAAAAAGCTGTCCAAGCTTTGGTTCTAACACCAACTCGTGAGTTAGCTATTCAAGTTCACGATGCGATCAATCAATTTATTGCAAACCAAGATTTGCGGGTTTTAGCAATCTACGGTGGTCAATCGATAGATCGTCAAATGTTACAACTCAAACGCGGCGTTCATATGGTAGTAGGTACGCCAGGGCGAGTGATAGACTTGCTTGATCGAGGCAGTTTGAAGCTGGATCGGGTGAAATGGTTTGTGTTGGATGAAGCTGATGAAATGCTAAGCATGGGCTTTATCGACGATGTGGAGAAAATTCTCTCTCAAGCTCCCAAAGAGCGTCAGACAGCTCTATTCTCGGCAACAATGCCTCCCTCAATTCGTCAATTAGTCAACAAGTTCTTACATTCGCCCGTCACAGTAACCGTTGAGCAACCAAAAGCCGCTCCTAACAAAATTAATCAGGTAGCTTATGTTGTACCGCGCCACTGGACAAAAGCAAAAGCATTACAGCCCATTCTTGAAATGGAAGATCCAGAATCGGCTTTAATCTTTGTTCGTACTAGACGCACAGCAGCAGAACTCACCAGTCAACTGCAAGCAGCTGGTCATAGTGTGGATGAATATCACGGTGATTTGTCGCAGCAAGCACGGGAACGGTTATTGATACGGTTCCGCAATCGTCAAGTAAGGTGGGTCGTTGCAACGGATATTGCAGCACGAGGTTTAGACGTTGACCAGTTGTCTCACGTGATTAACTTTGACTTACCCGATAGCGTAGAAACCTATGTTCACCGGATTGGTCGTACAGGTCGAGCTGGTAAAGAAGGTACAGCCATTTCTCTGGTGCAGCCCTTTGAACGACGCAAGCAGCAAGTGTTTGAACGCCATAATCGGCAGACTTGGCAAGTGCTGTCGATTCCTACACGGACACAAATTGAAGCGCGGCAGATAGAAAAATTGCAAACTCAAGTGCGAGAAGCATTGGCAGGTGAGCGTTTAGCTTCATTTTTACCAATGGTAAGCGAGCTGATTGAACAATACGATGCTCAGGCGATCGCTGCAGCAGCGTTGCAAATTGCTTACGACCAAACCCGTCCTGCTTGGCTGCAATCAGAACCAGACATTACAGAAGAAGATCTTGTACCCCCAACTCCCAAACCCAGACTGCGGACAGGACGTCGCGGCGATTTGTCTTCTGATCGCCCCCGCTCCTCTTGGTCTTCATCCGACACCAACAACACAGAAGGAGAAAAACGTGGCAGTCCCAAGCCCAAACTGCGGACAGGACGTCGTGAGACCTCAGTTTCTCCCAAAAAGCTAGGTTCCGGTGCAGCTAGGGAAACTGCTTCTTAA
- a CDS encoding HAD family hydrolase codes for MNILDRYFDAVIFDMDDLILDNGSWYKYAYQYAAHELGYFISDECYAQLLGIPHAECDKILSKTFGEEFSVEIFNKVLQQQYQETLNKKGVKFRDGFETLFSYLEKQGVSIGLATSSTWKHVEMHLSQTRYLQAFDVICTADQIQRGKPDPEIYTLASRCMNRQPKNIVVFEDSNNGIRSAIAAGCMAIMVPNQALPDEDVKEKALLVLSSLADAIPLMY; via the coding sequence ATGAATATACTGGATCGATATTTTGATGCTGTCATCTTTGATATGGATGACTTAATACTTGATAATGGCTCGTGGTACAAGTATGCATATCAATATGCAGCTCACGAATTAGGTTATTTTATCAGTGATGAATGTTATGCTCAACTCTTAGGAATTCCTCATGCTGAATGCGATAAAATATTGAGTAAAACTTTTGGAGAAGAGTTTTCCGTCGAAATTTTCAATAAAGTTTTACAACAGCAATATCAGGAAACGCTAAACAAAAAAGGCGTGAAGTTTAGAGATGGATTTGAAACATTGTTCTCTTATTTAGAAAAACAAGGGGTTTCTATAGGTTTGGCAACTAGTTCAACTTGGAAACACGTAGAAATGCATCTGAGTCAAACCCGTTATTTACAAGCCTTCGATGTGATTTGTACCGCCGATCAGATCCAACGAGGAAAACCCGATCCTGAAATTTACACCTTAGCAAGTCGTTGTATGAACCGTCAGCCAAAGAATATAGTAGTATTTGAAGATTCAAATAACGGTATCAGATCTGCGATCGCTGCTGGATGTATGGCTATTATGGTTCCTAATCAAGCATTACCAGACGAGGACGTGAAGGAAAAAGCCCTCCTGGTTTTATCTAGTTTGGCTGATGCGATTCCATTAATGTATTAA
- a CDS encoding DUF2993 domain-containing protein → MEFFILLVSGLLGLVTPVGLVADQTAENAIRSQLAQVEQLQVRVDNAPTHQLLQGKVEKVRVAGRSLQLKKWQDIRIAALELETDAIELEPRSLGKKRPLFKRPLQAGVRLVLTQQDINKLIQSPQFMVMLQKLKINTGGSLNTAQKNSVYHFTNPNVKFLADNRLSAQVELQDRSLDKPLSIRVESGFRIVGGRNIQLVNPIVAANGEQVPPQFVNTVVNNLNKRLDLSNLEGDGLQVRILKLNMKPEELEIAAFLRVEPSSRFLETPSL, encoded by the coding sequence ATGGAATTCTTCATACTCCTTGTATCTGGCTTGTTAGGGTTAGTGACTCCGGTTGGACTGGTGGCTGATCAGACTGCTGAAAATGCTATCCGTTCTCAGTTGGCTCAGGTAGAACAATTGCAAGTGCGAGTTGACAATGCCCCTACTCACCAATTGCTGCAAGGCAAGGTAGAAAAAGTGCGTGTTGCAGGGCGTTCTTTGCAACTCAAGAAGTGGCAAGACATTCGTATTGCAGCTTTAGAATTGGAAACTGATGCAATTGAATTAGAACCGCGCAGTCTGGGAAAAAAACGACCATTATTCAAACGACCTTTACAAGCTGGTGTCCGTTTGGTGTTAACTCAACAGGATATTAATAAACTCATACAATCACCTCAATTTATGGTGATGTTACAAAAGCTAAAAATTAACACAGGCGGTTCTTTAAACACAGCGCAGAAGAATTCTGTCTATCATTTTACCAATCCAAATGTAAAATTTTTAGCCGACAACCGCTTGAGTGCCCAAGTAGAATTACAGGATAGAAGTCTGGATAAGCCCTTGTCAATTAGGGTGGAATCAGGATTTCGTATCGTTGGTGGCAGGAATATCCAGTTAGTTAACCCAATTGTGGCAGCCAATGGAGAACAGGTTCCACCTCAATTTGTCAACACAGTTGTGAACAATCTCAACAAACGATTGGATTTAAGCAATCTGGAAGGTGACGGTCTACAAGTACGAATCCTAAAATTGAATATGAAACCAGAAGAGTTAGAGATTGCCGCATTTTTGCGAGTAGAGCCATCTTCTAGGTTTTTGGAAACCCCTAGTTTATAA
- a CDS encoding 1-acyl-sn-glycerol-3-phosphate acyltransferase has product MPDVVYQAQPPLEFIPPALDPWFLRLCQLFLPSLIHWRTAISHIEADNPEVLLDLYRQFQDRKIRFLIAFRHPKAEDPLCLVYLLSHILPKLARHKGVVLQPPIHAHFIYDRGIPLWAGSYIGWVASRLGGTPIVRGKADWTGLRSARDLFANGQFPMAAAPEGATNGLSEIVNPLEPGIAQLGFWCAEDLHKDNRHEQVFIVPVGIKYSYVSAPWNAIAKLLTELEAACGLAVDTQSHSQQSSFDSLYPRLFRLGEHLLSLMEKFYTRFYHQKLPVQEEAKDVNELLASRLNALLNIVLQVAEQYFDLQPKGNFNDRCRRVEQAGWNYIFREEFKDVKALSPLERALGDRIAEEANLRMWHMRLVENLVAVTGKYVREKPTPERFAETTLLIWSMVTKIRGGSPSHYRTLGKQEVKITIGEPISVSERYPAYQANRQAARQAVADLTKDLQLAMEDLIR; this is encoded by the coding sequence TTGCCTGATGTCGTTTATCAAGCACAGCCACCCCTAGAATTTATCCCTCCAGCGCTAGACCCCTGGTTTTTACGACTTTGCCAGTTGTTCCTACCCAGCTTAATACACTGGAGAACGGCAATTAGTCATATTGAAGCAGACAACCCGGAAGTTTTGCTGGATCTTTATCGCCAGTTTCAGGATCGCAAAATCCGTTTTTTAATCGCATTTCGTCATCCCAAGGCAGAAGATCCACTTTGTCTTGTGTACTTGCTTTCCCACATTTTGCCAAAGCTAGCACGACACAAGGGTGTAGTGCTACAGCCTCCGATTCACGCTCATTTTATCTACGACCGGGGAATTCCTTTATGGGCTGGTTCTTACATTGGGTGGGTTGCTTCACGCTTGGGTGGGACGCCTATCGTCCGAGGTAAGGCAGATTGGACGGGGTTACGATCAGCGCGTGATTTGTTTGCCAATGGTCAGTTCCCGATGGCGGCTGCACCAGAAGGAGCCACGAATGGTCTTTCAGAAATTGTCAACCCATTGGAACCCGGCATTGCTCAACTCGGCTTTTGGTGTGCTGAAGATTTGCACAAAGACAATCGACATGAGCAGGTTTTTATTGTACCAGTTGGAATTAAATATAGTTACGTTTCGGCTCCTTGGAATGCGATCGCCAAACTTTTAACCGAATTGGAAGCTGCTTGCGGTTTAGCCGTAGACACACAAAGCCACTCACAACAGAGCAGTTTCGACTCTCTCTATCCACGGTTATTTCGTTTAGGCGAACATTTACTGTCTTTGATGGAAAAGTTTTACACGCGGTTTTATCATCAAAAACTCCCTGTGCAAGAAGAAGCAAAAGATGTCAATGAACTGTTGGCATCTCGTCTCAATGCTTTGTTAAATATTGTGTTACAAGTTGCAGAACAGTATTTTGACTTACAACCCAAAGGAAATTTTAATGATCGCTGTCGTCGCGTAGAACAGGCTGGCTGGAATTATATTTTTCGTGAAGAATTTAAGGATGTCAAAGCACTGTCACCTTTAGAACGTGCTTTAGGCGATCGCATCGCCGAAGAAGCTAATTTACGAATGTGGCACATGAGGCTGGTGGAAAATTTGGTTGCTGTCACAGGTAAATACGTACGAGAAAAACCCACACCAGAACGCTTTGCGGAGACAACCTTACTGATATGGAGTATGGTGACTAAAATCAGAGGCGGTAGCCCCTCACATTACCGAACACTTGGCAAGCAAGAGGTAAAAATAACAATAGGTGAGCCAATATCTGTTTCTGAACGTTATCCGGCTTATCAGGCAAATCGTCAAGCTGCAAGACAAGCGGTTGCTGATTTGACGAAGGATTTACAGCTGGCGATGGAGGATTTGATAAGGTAG
- a CDS encoding class I SAM-dependent methyltransferase, translating to MAIGNQDRYKSAVNHYLSPKRKDSVKSEWEEPFSRTVIGQAIQKLQQTYSPKSLRIMDFGSGIGGGLVLVQNALDDIGLDGRDLYYLGLDNSLEMVKVAKEKWADTPNVNFLETDFRLNIPDQPTEIYLSCGVPYSHLTKEESRHTLENIFKAIKKNKTQSLVVVDVLGRYSIEWVSQWDQSRWAYRMSFLAEGQEQESMMMTCYYSPELKQMIHEAAQQANCNISSLEFFDRSMMVGRHTSTREYNPAIPPYREVINSLYKSEEITDFQELLFRCELPIAPSPVNQFFNKFSQMWNQLVLEAAEFCGEHLGEHLNVIHQISLPEPVAGLKQELSRLQESNSDLHFRANIVEPTLAKYLCRLESNTQPGLGVGHTLIAILYVNGED from the coding sequence ATGGCGATTGGAAATCAAGATCGATATAAGAGTGCAGTTAACCACTACTTATCTCCCAAAAGGAAAGATAGCGTCAAAAGCGAATGGGAGGAACCATTCTCACGCACCGTGATAGGTCAGGCTATCCAAAAACTACAACAGACATACTCTCCTAAATCATTACGGATTATGGATTTTGGATCTGGAATAGGTGGAGGATTGGTTTTGGTTCAGAATGCTTTAGATGATATCGGACTCGACGGTAGAGATCTCTACTATTTAGGTTTGGATAACAGCTTGGAAATGGTTAAAGTAGCCAAAGAAAAGTGGGCAGACACTCCCAATGTCAATTTTCTAGAAACTGATTTTAGGTTGAACATTCCAGACCAACCAACAGAAATTTATTTATCTTGCGGAGTTCCCTATTCCCATCTCACTAAAGAAGAAAGCCGACATACATTAGAAAATATATTTAAGGCTATTAAAAAAAATAAAACCCAATCTCTAGTAGTTGTTGATGTTTTAGGACGATACTCCATAGAATGGGTATCACAGTGGGATCAAAGCCGTTGGGCTTATCGAATGAGCTTTTTAGCAGAAGGGCAAGAGCAAGAATCCATGATGATGACCTGCTACTACAGTCCAGAACTAAAGCAAATGATCCATGAAGCTGCCCAACAGGCAAATTGTAACATTTCTAGTCTTGAGTTTTTTGATCGATCAATGATGGTCGGACGTCATACATCAACCCGAGAATATAATCCTGCTATCCCCCCCTATCGGGAAGTGATCAACTCTTTGTACAAATCTGAGGAAATAACAGACTTTCAAGAATTGCTCTTTCGGTGTGAATTGCCTATAGCACCATCTCCTGTGAACCAGTTCTTCAATAAGTTTTCTCAAATGTGGAATCAGTTGGTTCTCGAAGCGGCGGAATTTTGTGGGGAACATCTTGGAGAACATCTTAATGTTATACATCAGATTTCATTGCCAGAACCAGTGGCAGGATTGAAACAAGAATTATCACGGCTTCAAGAAAGTAACTCTGACCTCCATTTTCGTGCCAATATTGTTGAACCAACTTTGGCTAAGTATTTGTGTCGCTTGGAATCAAATACACAGCCCGGTTTGGGAGTAGGTCATACCTTGATTGCCATACTTTATGTGAATGGAGAAGACTAA
- a CDS encoding proline--tRNA ligase, whose amino-acid sequence MRLSQMLFLTLRDDPADAEIPSHKLLLRAGYIRRIGSGVYAYLPLMWRVLQKVSQIVREEMNAAGAQECLLPQLQPADLWKESGRWDTYTKAEGIMFSLKDRRDQEQALGPTHEEVITTIARDMIRSYRQLPQLLYQIQTKFRDEIRPRFGLMRGREFIMKDAYSFNVDEESLEKTYQDMHIAYSNILRRSGLAFRDVQADSGAIGGSASQEFMVLAEAGEDEVLYTKDGQYAANVEKAVSLPPDAQPSAFTNYEKRETPGTETIEKVCEFLKCSSTQLVKNVLYETIFDNGTSVLVLVSIRGDQEVNDVKLQNELTKLAPKYDAKTVIKLAVPDTEAQAKWASKPLPLGYIAPDVADDYIKSVKNIAPGFLRLVDKTATDLKNFVTGANESGYHVVGANWGEQVKLPEFAVDVRKARPGDRAKHNPEQTLESARGIEVGHIFQLGTKYSIAMGATFTNEQGEEKPLLMGCYGVGVSRLAQAAVEQSYDKDGIIWPVAIAPYHAIITIPNINDAQQVEIAEKLYTQLNQAGVETLLDDRNERAGVKFKDADLIGIPYRIVTGRAIANGKVEVVERKSRKSHEIAIADVVSTLNQWIQSVNSEQRSQ is encoded by the coding sequence ATGCGACTGTCACAAATGTTATTTCTCACACTCAGGGATGATCCAGCAGATGCTGAAATTCCCAGTCATAAACTTTTGCTTCGTGCAGGATACATTCGTCGCATCGGTAGCGGTGTCTATGCCTATCTTCCGCTCATGTGGCGAGTACTGCAAAAAGTCTCCCAAATTGTGCGGGAAGAAATGAACGCCGCTGGCGCACAAGAATGTCTCTTACCCCAACTTCAACCGGCTGACTTGTGGAAGGAGTCTGGACGCTGGGACACCTACACCAAAGCTGAGGGTATCATGTTCTCCCTCAAAGATCGTCGCGACCAGGAACAAGCCCTAGGACCAACTCACGAGGAAGTCATCACGACAATTGCTCGTGATATGATTCGTTCCTATCGTCAGCTACCACAGCTGCTCTACCAAATTCAAACTAAGTTCCGTGATGAAATTCGCCCCCGTTTTGGTTTGATGCGCGGACGAGAATTCATCATGAAGGATGCTTACTCCTTCAACGTAGATGAAGAAAGTCTAGAAAAAACATATCAGGATATGCACATCGCCTACAGTAATATACTGCGGCGGTCTGGCTTGGCTTTTCGTGACGTGCAAGCCGATTCTGGTGCAATAGGTGGTTCTGCTTCTCAAGAATTTATGGTGCTGGCGGAAGCAGGCGAAGATGAAGTCCTCTACACTAAAGATGGGCAATACGCGGCTAACGTAGAAAAAGCAGTTTCTTTACCACCGGACGCGCAACCCTCTGCATTTACCAATTACGAAAAACGAGAAACACCAGGGACGGAAACAATTGAGAAAGTCTGTGAATTTTTGAAATGTTCCTCCACCCAACTTGTGAAAAACGTTCTTTACGAAACAATTTTTGATAATGGAACATCAGTATTAGTGCTGGTGAGCATCCGAGGTGACCAAGAAGTTAATGATGTCAAGTTACAAAATGAATTGACAAAGTTAGCTCCGAAGTACGATGCGAAAACGGTGATTAAACTTGCAGTACCAGATACAGAAGCTCAAGCAAAATGGGCTAGTAAGCCTTTGCCCTTGGGTTACATTGCTCCTGATGTTGCGGATGATTATATTAAATCTGTGAAGAATATAGCACCAGGCTTTTTACGTTTGGTCGATAAAACAGCAACTGATTTAAAAAACTTTGTCACGGGTGCCAATGAATCTGGCTACCACGTCGTCGGGGCAAATTGGGGTGAGCAAGTTAAGTTACCAGAGTTTGCCGTGGATGTGCGCAAAGCTAGACCAGGTGATCGCGCAAAGCACAACCCAGAGCAAACCCTAGAAAGTGCTCGTGGGATCGAGGTAGGTCACATATTTCAACTGGGCACTAAGTATTCCATAGCAATGGGTGCAACTTTTACCAACGAACAGGGTGAAGAGAAACCTCTACTCATGGGTTGCTACGGTGTGGGTGTCTCACGCTTGGCTCAAGCTGCTGTAGAGCAATCTTACGACAAAGATGGAATTATTTGGCCAGTGGCGATCGCACCTTATCACGCGATTATCACGATTCCTAACATCAACGACGCCCAACAAGTGGAGATCGCTGAAAAACTCTACACCCAACTTAATCAAGCCGGAGTTGAAACCTTGCTTGATGACCGGAATGAACGGGCAGGAGTAAAATTCAAAGATGCAGATTTGATTGGGATTCCATACAGAATTGTCACCGGACGAGCGATCGCCAATGGCAAAGTCGAAGTTGTGGAACGAAAAAGTCGAAAGTCACACGAAATTGCGATCGCTGACGTTGTATCTACACTAAATCAGTGGATTCAATCGGTGAACAGTGAACAGCGGAGTCAGTGA
- a CDS encoding GerMN domain-containing protein: MKEQQGSNRLSPGIIAAITAAVIAVGGGIAFFASKPDNNISKNPPNNPPVQIPVPALSQPPASTNQLTAEQKAEVFWLQDTGSGFKLVPQTVQVKALGKSPNDVLEGAFQQLLAGPTESSETTTIPQGTKLLGVKAASDGVHVNLSEEFESGGGSSSMMGRVGQVVYTATAVDKNAKVYIEVNGKPLETLGGEGLELEQPLTRESFNKNYSL, encoded by the coding sequence ATGAAAGAACAGCAAGGATCTAACCGTTTATCTCCAGGTATTATTGCAGCTATAACAGCAGCGGTTATTGCAGTGGGTGGTGGTATAGCTTTTTTTGCCAGCAAACCCGATAATAATATTTCTAAGAATCCTCCTAATAATCCCCCTGTACAAATCCCTGTTCCAGCACTAAGTCAACCTCCAGCATCAACAAACCAGTTGACTGCTGAGCAAAAAGCTGAAGTTTTTTGGCTGCAAGATACAGGTAGTGGGTTTAAGTTGGTTCCCCAAACAGTTCAAGTCAAAGCTCTTGGGAAGTCGCCTAACGATGTTTTAGAAGGAGCTTTCCAACAGTTATTAGCTGGACCAACAGAAAGTAGCGAAACTACCACAATTCCACAAGGAACAAAGCTACTAGGTGTTAAGGCAGCAAGTGATGGTGTCCATGTCAATTTATCAGAAGAATTTGAAAGTGGAGGTGGAAGTTCTTCAATGATGGGTCGTGTGGGACAAGTTGTCTACACCGCTACGGCTGTAGATAAGAATGCCAAAGTCTACATTGAAGTAAACGGCAAACCTTTAGAAACTTTAGGCGGCGAAGGTCTGGAGTTAGAACAGCCATTGACACGTGAAAGCTTTAATAAAAATTATTCACTTTAG
- a CDS encoding D-alanine--D-alanine ligase family protein, with protein sequence MSVLRILHVAGSPSSDFYRELSRNYAHSCLVATANPSRYEFLIAYITPDGLWRFPSSLSLEDIAVAKPLSLLEAIEFITAQNIDVMLPQMFCLPGMIEYRALFDLLKIPYIGNTPDLMALTAHKAKTKAIVAAAGVKVPSGEVLRKGDVPTITPPVVIKPANADNSLGVSLVKEVADYDAALKKAFEFASEVIVETFIEAGREVRCGAIVKDGELIGLPMEEYQIDPEVRPIRSYTDKFKIPIEGDLASTAKNYVPGWIVDVNDPITQKVQQEVKKCHLALGCRHYSLFDFRIDPQGQPWFLEAGLFCIFDHNAVVACTANKVGIPLDELFAIMINQALGKNMIFDKLSI encoded by the coding sequence ATGTCAGTACTTCGTATCCTTCATGTAGCAGGGTCTCCATCTAGTGATTTTTACCGTGAATTGTCACGCAATTACGCCCATAGCTGTCTGGTAGCTACGGCAAATCCATCGCGCTACGAATTTTTAATTGCATACATCACACCTGATGGCCTGTGGCGATTTCCTTCCTCTCTGAGTCTTGAAGATATTGCTGTCGCCAAACCGCTTTCTCTGTTAGAAGCTATAGAGTTTATAACAGCGCAAAACATTGACGTTATGTTGCCACAAATGTTTTGTCTGCCTGGAATGATTGAGTACCGCGCACTATTTGACTTGCTTAAGATCCCTTACATAGGGAATACTCCGGATCTGATGGCATTAACAGCTCACAAAGCCAAAACCAAAGCAATTGTCGCAGCAGCTGGGGTCAAAGTTCCTTCTGGAGAAGTGCTCCGCAAAGGAGACGTTCCCACAATTACACCTCCAGTAGTCATCAAACCCGCAAATGCCGACAACTCTTTAGGGGTGTCCTTAGTCAAAGAAGTTGCTGACTATGATGCTGCCCTGAAGAAAGCATTTGAATTTGCTTCGGAGGTGATCGTAGAGACATTCATTGAAGCCGGTCGAGAAGTCAGATGCGGTGCCATTGTCAAAGATGGGGAACTCATCGGTTTACCCATGGAAGAGTATCAGATAGACCCCGAAGTCAGACCCATCCGCAGCTATACTGACAAATTCAAGATACCCATCGAGGGCGACTTGGCTTCAACTGCTAAGAACTATGTCCCTGGTTGGATTGTAGATGTTAATGACCCGATCACCCAAAAGGTTCAGCAAGAAGTTAAGAAGTGTCATTTGGCTTTGGGCTGTCGCCATTATAGTTTATTTGACTTCCGAATCGACCCACAGGGACAACCTTGGTTCTTAGAAGCTGGGTTGTTTTGTATTTTTGACCACAACGCGGTGGTTGCCTGTACGGCGAACAAAGTGGGAATTCCTTTAGATGAGTTATTCGCAATAATGATCAATCAAGCGTTGGGCAAGAATATGATCTTCGACAAATTATCCATTTGA
- the folK gene encoding 2-amino-4-hydroxy-6-hydroxymethyldihydropteridine diphosphokinase, whose product MTQHSVSAIALGSNLGNSQAILEAALEELEHTPDITVKSHSSWYRTKPIGPSQPDYLNGCALLEVQLSPQKLLETMLGIEQEFGRVRQERWGPRTLDLDVLLFDELILETPDLQIPHPRMTERAFVLVPLAEIAPDWIEPVSGMPISQLVQKVDCSGVSLVS is encoded by the coding sequence ATGACACAGCATTCTGTTAGTGCGATCGCTCTCGGGAGTAACCTTGGTAATTCCCAAGCCATCTTAGAAGCTGCCCTAGAAGAACTGGAGCACACTCCAGATATTACGGTCAAATCACATTCCAGTTGGTATAGAACAAAACCAATTGGACCATCACAACCAGATTATCTCAATGGCTGCGCCCTATTAGAGGTGCAGTTAAGTCCCCAGAAATTGTTAGAGACTATGCTGGGAATTGAACAAGAGTTTGGTAGAGTACGTCAAGAACGTTGGGGACCAAGAACCCTAGATTTGGATGTACTTCTGTTTGATGAGTTAATTCTAGAAACACCTGATCTGCAAATCCCTCATCCACGGATGACAGAAAGAGCTTTTGTTTTGGTACCATTAGCAGAAATTGCTCCTGATTGGATAGAACCCGTCTCAGGGATGCCGATCTCCCAACTCGTTCAAAAAGTTGATTGTTCTGGAGTGAGTTTGGTCAGTTAA